From Butyricimonas paravirosa, one genomic window encodes:
- a CDS encoding ABC transporter ATP-binding protein yields the protein MGSSIVSVKNLSHRYSVQWAIKDISFDITKKGVMGLLGSNGAGKSTTMNIICGVLNQTEGEVFINGINLRENPVEAKRYIGFLPQQPPLYTDLTVEEYLRNAAHLRLMEKSEVNKAVDVALARCSISHFRNRLIKNLSGGYQQRVGIAQAIVHNPSFVVLDEPTNGLDPNQIVDIRNLIREIAEEHSVLLSTHILSEVQAICNDIKMIDNGHLVFSGSMEDFDNYIAPDSFIIELNNSPGKEVLAGLTSNKGIEELSENRFRIFFSGDNSITEQYIERSVTENWDLKELLVERCSLDRIFAQLSGKIKE from the coding sequence ATGGGAAGTTCGATTGTATCAGTAAAAAATCTGTCACATCGCTACAGTGTGCAGTGGGCGATAAAAGATATTAGTTTTGATATTACTAAGAAAGGGGTCATGGGCTTGCTGGGATCTAATGGAGCCGGTAAGTCAACCACGATGAATATTATTTGCGGGGTATTGAATCAGACGGAGGGGGAAGTGTTTATTAATGGCATCAATTTGCGAGAGAATCCGGTGGAGGCGAAGCGGTACATCGGATTCTTACCTCAGCAACCGCCCTTGTACACGGATTTGACCGTGGAGGAGTATTTGCGGAATGCCGCACATTTGCGGTTGATGGAAAAGTCGGAAGTTAATAAAGCCGTGGATGTGGCTTTAGCGCGTTGTTCTATTTCTCATTTCCGGAATCGGTTGATCAAAAATTTATCCGGGGGGTACCAACAACGGGTCGGGATTGCACAGGCTATCGTGCATAACCCTAGTTTCGTGGTGTTGGATGAACCGACGAATGGTTTGGATCCCAATCAGATTGTGGATATTCGGAATTTGATTCGGGAAATTGCGGAGGAACATTCCGTGTTGTTGTCCACTCATATTTTGTCGGAAGTACAGGCGATCTGTAATGACATCAAGATGATTGATAACGGGCATTTGGTGTTCTCCGGTTCGATGGAAGATTTTGATAATTATATAGCTCCGGATAGTTTTATTATCGAGTTGAATAATAGTCCGGGTAAGGAGGTGCTTGCCGGGTTGACTTCTAATAAGGGGATCGAGGAGTTGTCCGAAAATCGTTTTAGAATATTCTTCAGCGGGGATAATAGTATCACGGAGCAATATATAGAAAGAAGTGTGACAGAGAATTGGGATTTGAAAGAACTTTTGGTTGAGAGATGTAGTTTGGATCGGATTTTCGCACAATTATCCGGTAAAATAAAAGAATAG
- a CDS encoding ABC transporter ATP-binding protein — protein sequence MSNKIVEVRHLSHRYSVDWAIRDINFEIKEKGVFGLLGSNGAGKSTTMNIICNVLTQTEGDVFINGINLRKNPIEAKKYIGFLPQKAPLHTEMTVDEYLYHCADIRLMPKKEIPAAIDRAKEKCGITHFSKRQICNLSGGYQQRVGIAQAIIHDPLFVILDEPTNGLDPNQITEVRHLIKGIAEDRAVLISTHILPEVQAVCDYIMMIEHGQKVFEGTINAFNTYMSPSALMTIMHNAPTTEELLKIEGIVRVERLTKTRIRLHFKGDNAIVGRVVKQAVENQWHLREISLEKESLDKVFAKLSGKEV from the coding sequence ATGTCAAATAAAATAGTGGAAGTTCGGCATCTGTCTCATAGATATAGTGTGGATTGGGCTATTCGTGATATAAATTTCGAGATAAAGGAGAAAGGCGTGTTCGGTTTACTTGGTTCGAATGGTGCCGGTAAGTCTACGACGATGAATATTATCTGTAACGTGTTGACCCAGACGGAAGGAGATGTCTTTATTAATGGAATAAACTTGCGGAAGAATCCAATAGAGGCAAAGAAGTATATCGGTTTTTTACCCCAGAAGGCCCCTCTTCACACGGAGATGACGGTAGACGAGTATTTATATCATTGTGCAGATATTCGGTTGATGCCTAAGAAGGAGATCCCTGCGGCTATTGATCGTGCAAAAGAGAAGTGTGGAATCACGCATTTCAGTAAGCGTCAGATATGTAACCTTTCCGGGGGATACCAACAACGGGTGGGTATAGCACAGGCTATTATACATGATCCTTTATTTGTTATTCTTGATGAACCGACGAATGGACTTGACCCGAATCAGATTACAGAGGTCCGGCATTTGATCAAGGGTATTGCAGAAGATAGAGCCGTGTTGATTTCCACTCATATTTTGCCGGAGGTGCAGGCTGTTTGTGATTATATCATGATGATCGAGCATGGACAGAAAGTTTTCGAGGGAACGATAAACGCTTTTAATACCTATATGTCACCGAGTGCCTTGATGACAATTATGCACAATGCACCGACGACGGAGGAATTGTTGAAGATTGAGGGTATTGTTCGGGTGGAACGGTTGACGAAAACCCGTATCCGGTTGCATTTTAAAGGGGATAATGCCATTGTGGGACGTGTGGTGAAACAAGCTGTTGAGAATCAGTGGCACTTGAGGGAAATCTCTTTGGAGAAGGAATCCTTGGATAAGGTATTTGCAAAACTGTCTGGCAAAGAGGTGTGA
- a CDS encoding metallopeptidase TldD-related protein, with amino-acid sequence MKYILSIILFFLLAGSLSAQNEQDQVIFKAMQDEMQRSKEQLMLPGMQKPYYLSYTLGRTHQFEVVGALGGVTNFYESPWSAVGGVQMFLGDYDHNNDINYVCASVQAGMPEQADYDVIRRNFWLGSDAMYKWSLQAGAMKDAYLKANPKTAEEAAVKDQQKVDAVTRIEEPKNAYTIDRAKLENIVEELSAIFKDYKDIYDSSVAITGQEMEVYKSTTDGVVLKEPLRYASLVASAYVMTEDGVRIDDAYSVLVARPDDLPSLDELKKGVKAFADNLIKLKNAPAITEYYAGPVLLEDGACSSVFISNFLKRGALFAYRKPDTDRAQPVKTLDARLGMKIVDNRVSIKNYSSLDKYNGVSLLGAYNIDAEGIVPAKEMTLVENGIFKSMLNGCTPTLYAPQSTGSSRFLLSSRNGMFSTAPGTIHIEVEKGTKPEKMKSALIKAAKEEGLKYAYIVRSLAGKASRIYRVDLDGKETQVRFGDVSGLTLINLKRMLNISSKENVSNYILNGQLLSSLIYPSSILVENIEINKSDVKKDKEQVLTFPLQR; translated from the coding sequence ATGAAATATATATTATCGATTATATTGTTTTTCCTGTTGGCAGGATCATTATCCGCACAGAATGAGCAGGATCAGGTGATCTTTAAGGCTATGCAGGATGAGATGCAACGTAGTAAGGAGCAATTGATGTTGCCGGGTATGCAGAAACCGTATTATTTGTCTTATACTTTAGGGCGCACGCATCAGTTTGAGGTTGTGGGTGCGTTAGGTGGTGTTACTAATTTTTACGAGTCTCCTTGGAGTGCCGTTGGTGGGGTGCAGATGTTTTTGGGAGATTACGATCATAATAATGATATTAATTATGTATGTGCTTCTGTTCAGGCCGGAATGCCGGAACAGGCTGATTATGATGTAATCCGGAGAAATTTCTGGTTAGGATCAGATGCCATGTATAAATGGTCATTGCAGGCAGGAGCGATGAAGGACGCTTATTTGAAGGCGAACCCGAAGACTGCCGAAGAAGCTGCCGTGAAGGATCAACAGAAGGTGGATGCCGTTACCCGGATCGAGGAACCGAAAAATGCTTACACGATTGATAGAGCAAAATTAGAGAATATTGTAGAAGAATTATCTGCTATTTTCAAGGACTATAAGGATATTTATGATTCATCCGTGGCTATTACTGGACAGGAAATGGAAGTGTACAAGTCTACCACGGATGGGGTCGTGTTGAAAGAACCGTTGCGTTATGCAAGCTTGGTTGCCTCTGCTTACGTGATGACAGAAGATGGCGTTCGGATTGATGATGCATATTCCGTGCTTGTTGCTCGTCCGGATGATTTGCCTTCTTTGGATGAATTAAAGAAAGGGGTTAAGGCTTTTGCCGATAACTTGATCAAGTTGAAGAATGCGCCTGCAATTACAGAATATTATGCAGGTCCGGTGTTGCTTGAGGATGGTGCTTGTTCATCTGTTTTTATAAGTAACTTCTTGAAACGCGGAGCTCTCTTCGCTTATCGTAAACCCGATACTGACCGGGCTCAACCGGTGAAAACATTGGATGCTCGTTTGGGAATGAAAATTGTGGACAATCGAGTGTCAATCAAGAATTATAGCTCTTTGGATAAGTATAATGGAGTTTCTTTGTTAGGAGCTTATAATATTGATGCTGAAGGTATCGTGCCTGCCAAAGAGATGACATTGGTTGAAAATGGTATTTTCAAAAGTATGTTGAATGGGTGTACCCCGACTTTGTATGCTCCACAGTCAACGGGTAGTTCTCGTTTCTTGTTGTCCAGTAGAAATGGAATGTTTTCCACGGCTCCGGGTACCATTCATATTGAAGTGGAGAAAGGAACGAAACCGGAAAAGATGAAGAGCGCATTGATTAAAGCTGCTAAAGAAGAAGGTTTGAAATATGCTTATATCGTGCGGAGTTTAGCGGGTAAAGCTTCTCGTATCTATCGGGTAGATTTGGATGGTAAGGAAACTCAAGTCCGTTTCGGTGATGTGAGTGGATTGACATTGATAAACCTGAAACGTATGTTGAATATTTCCAGCAAGGAAAATGTAAGCAATTATATTTTGAACGGTCAATTACTATCTTCTTTAATATACCCGTCTTCAATCTTGGTTGAGAACATCGAGATTAATAAATCAGACGTGAAGAAAGACAAAGAGCAAGTATTGACTTTCCCGTTACAACGGTAA
- a CDS encoding Gldg family protein produces MRTIIRITKSELRVLFFSPIAWLILIVFSFQVGMAYCDVLAQQLQSMELGYRTPAVTSSLFAGYTGIFSGLLDNLYLYIPLFTMGLMSRELSSGSIKLLYSSPVSNLQIILGKYLAVVVYALLLCAILLGPVISTCFSIKAPDVPMMFTGILGVFLTILAYGAIGLFMSTITKYQVVAVVGTLAILAILNFIGGVGQEYDFVRDITYWLSISGRAKVFTNGMISTKDSLYFVLVIFMFLGLSVIKLQGERLRLSKWNTSLKYGIVLLIVLSLGYISSLPGFIAYYDSTATKANTLTEESQEILKKLKGDLKITTYVNYLDETYDRGAPRNRIYDLAEFEQYLRFKPEIELEYVYYYGKGYLPYAKAAYDTMTLEQVVEDKCKYSGRDPKSFLSLDEVLKMDDISGENGRFVRVITAANGKKAFLRIYKDNHVYPYESQISTALKTLLQEAPMVGFVTGHKERSGMDMGEKGYGTFASNKTFRYSLENSGYGVREISLEHPVAEDINIIVLADMRSDFTEEEFRNFDAYLERGGNLFILGEPKRQQFMNPVIERLGLRFADGIIVSPSEVNLDDLVAANIKEGAAKVSENYIRYFRSGYSIMTPSACAVEVIDSTKGFEITEVLASAGKGSWVEKETTDFINEKSVLNPAVGEVEKSNSIMLYLTRPVNNKEQRIFVIGDADCISTLELSQNRPGFRSSNFTLITETFRNLSYGEFPVEASRVNPPDDRVLVTRNVIFGIRVVLMWIIPLLFVTGCITLLIRRKRR; encoded by the coding sequence ATGAGAACAATTATACGGATTACAAAATCAGAACTTCGGGTGCTGTTTTTCTCTCCTATTGCATGGCTTATACTGATCGTTTTTAGTTTTCAAGTGGGTATGGCTTATTGTGATGTACTTGCACAGCAACTTCAATCTATGGAATTAGGTTACCGGACACCTGCGGTTACATCTTCTTTGTTTGCCGGTTACACGGGAATATTTTCAGGGTTATTGGATAATTTATATCTTTACATTCCTTTGTTTACCATGGGATTGATGAGCCGGGAATTGAGTAGTGGATCTATTAAATTACTCTATTCGTCACCCGTGTCCAATCTTCAAATTATATTGGGTAAATATTTAGCAGTTGTCGTTTACGCTTTGTTGCTGTGTGCGATACTGCTGGGGCCGGTGATAAGTACCTGTTTTTCGATTAAGGCTCCGGATGTACCCATGATGTTTACGGGTATTTTAGGGGTGTTTTTGACGATATTGGCGTATGGTGCTATCGGCTTGTTCATGTCTACCATAACGAAATATCAGGTGGTGGCTGTTGTCGGGACACTGGCAATTCTCGCAATATTGAATTTTATCGGGGGTGTTGGACAGGAGTACGATTTCGTGCGCGATATTACTTATTGGCTTTCTATCTCGGGGAGGGCAAAGGTGTTTACCAATGGAATGATTAGTACGAAAGATTCGCTCTATTTTGTTTTGGTGATTTTTATGTTCTTGGGACTTTCCGTGATTAAACTTCAAGGTGAACGGTTGAGGTTGTCTAAATGGAATACATCATTGAAATATGGTATAGTGTTGTTGATCGTGTTGTCATTGGGTTATATCTCGTCATTACCGGGCTTTATTGCCTACTATGATTCCACGGCAACTAAGGCGAACACGCTTACAGAAGAAAGCCAGGAGATTCTTAAAAAGTTGAAGGGTGATTTGAAGATTACGACTTACGTTAATTATTTGGATGAGACCTATGATCGGGGGGCTCCGCGGAATAGGATTTATGATCTTGCAGAGTTTGAACAGTACCTGCGTTTCAAACCAGAGATAGAACTTGAATACGTCTATTATTATGGCAAAGGTTATCTTCCTTACGCCAAAGCTGCCTATGATACGATGACATTGGAACAGGTCGTGGAGGATAAATGTAAATATTCAGGACGAGATCCTAAGAGTTTCTTGTCGTTGGACGAGGTTTTAAAGATGGATGATATATCCGGAGAGAATGGTCGTTTTGTTCGAGTGATAACAGCTGCTAATGGGAAAAAGGCTTTCTTGCGTATTTACAAGGATAATCATGTTTATCCATACGAGTCGCAGATTTCTACGGCGTTGAAAACGTTGCTTCAAGAGGCTCCGATGGTGGGTTTCGTTACCGGGCACAAGGAAAGGAGTGGGATGGATATGGGAGAGAAAGGGTATGGAACTTTTGCCTCCAATAAAACTTTCCGTTATTCGTTAGAGAATAGTGGATACGGTGTTCGAGAAATATCCTTGGAGCATCCTGTGGCAGAAGATATTAATATTATCGTGCTGGCTGACATGAGAAGTGATTTCACGGAGGAAGAATTCCGGAATTTTGATGCCTATCTGGAGCGTGGAGGAAACTTGTTTATCTTGGGTGAACCCAAGCGTCAGCAGTTTATGAATCCGGTGATCGAGAGATTGGGGTTACGTTTCGCTGATGGAATTATTGTGTCACCTTCAGAGGTGAACTTGGATGATCTTGTTGCGGCAAATATAAAAGAGGGTGCTGCAAAAGTATCTGAGAATTATATACGGTATTTTAGAAGTGGATATTCGATCATGACTCCTTCTGCTTGTGCGGTAGAAGTTATCGATTCGACTAAGGGATTTGAAATCACAGAGGTGTTAGCTAGTGCCGGTAAGGGTTCGTGGGTTGAAAAAGAAACAACGGATTTTATTAATGAAAAATCAGTGTTGAATCCGGCTGTGGGAGAAGTGGAGAAATCTAACTCTATTATGTTGTATTTGACTCGTCCCGTGAATAATAAAGAGCAACGTATCTTTGTTATAGGAGATGCGGATTGTATCAGTACGTTGGAATTGTCTCAGAATAGACCTGGGTTTAGAAGTTCGAATTTTACGTTGATCACGGAGACTTTCCGTAATTTGTCTTATGGCGAATTTCCTGTAGAGGCAAGTCGGGTGAACCCTCCGGATGATCGGGTATTAGTTACACGGAACGTGATATTTGGCATCAGGGTGGTGTTGATGTGGATTATTCCGCTGTTATTTGTGACCGGTTGTATAACATTACTGATTAGGAGAAAGAGAAGGTAG
- a CDS encoding TldD/PmbA family protein, with the protein MKKLGLIIVSCIFSLLSVHTTYAQEQDKLLQLLKQELAADMQELQKQENPPYHMNFRVMDDRTVNISSSFGATMMSVEQHSRSMVPQIRVGDTILDNFKYNAMGAPADQRGNVRVAYLGLDDEKGADATRQAIWAEVMKRYDFAVEAYQRAKTQSQVSVADEDKAPSFSAAPVEKYYEAPLPAEKLTVDQAAWEKRLNEVSAVFKAYPLLQSGDVSLTFRVLRNYFVNTEGTEVVQNRTYARIMISASMKAEDGMELPLNMSYFAYDPKDLPSNDRMIADAKDMVKRLTVLRDAPVVDPYTGPAILSGPASGVFFHEIFGHRIEGHRLKGGGETFKKKVGELVLPADFQVYCDPTLRSYAGEELNGFYLYDDQGVKARRVDVVKDGILREFLMSRVPLDGFPHSNGHGRTAGGGDPVSRQSNLVVETTAPHTEAELRSMLIEEAKKQGKEYGYYFKEVTSGFTLTGEGGSLNSFNVTPLEVYRIYVDGRPDELVRGVDLIGTPLSMFSNIVCGGDAPSVFTGECGAESGWVPVTASSPMILVNKIETQRRQKSRDLPPILPAPQNN; encoded by the coding sequence ATGAAAAAATTAGGATTGATTATTGTTAGTTGTATCTTCTCGCTGTTATCGGTGCATACAACGTATGCGCAGGAACAGGATAAGTTGTTACAACTATTGAAACAAGAGTTGGCAGCTGATATGCAAGAGCTGCAGAAACAGGAGAATCCTCCCTATCACATGAACTTTAGGGTGATGGATGATCGAACGGTGAATATTTCGAGTTCTTTCGGGGCCACGATGATGTCAGTGGAACAACATTCTCGTTCAATGGTTCCACAAATTCGGGTGGGAGATACTATTTTAGATAATTTTAAATATAATGCAATGGGTGCCCCGGCAGATCAACGTGGTAATGTACGGGTGGCTTATTTGGGATTGGATGATGAAAAAGGTGCTGATGCAACTCGTCAGGCAATCTGGGCTGAAGTAATGAAACGTTATGATTTTGCCGTGGAGGCTTACCAGAGAGCGAAAACTCAAAGTCAGGTGAGTGTTGCTGATGAGGATAAAGCTCCTTCATTCTCTGCTGCTCCGGTGGAGAAATATTACGAGGCACCTCTTCCTGCTGAGAAGTTGACGGTTGACCAAGCTGCTTGGGAAAAGCGTTTGAATGAAGTTTCTGCGGTGTTTAAAGCATATCCGTTATTACAATCGGGTGATGTTAGTTTGACGTTCCGAGTGCTTCGGAATTATTTTGTAAATACGGAAGGAACTGAAGTTGTGCAGAATAGAACGTATGCACGAATCATGATCAGTGCTTCCATGAAGGCAGAAGACGGTATGGAGTTACCGTTGAATATGTCATACTTTGCATACGATCCGAAGGACCTTCCGTCTAATGACCGGATGATTGCTGACGCTAAGGATATGGTAAAAAGATTGACCGTGTTGCGTGATGCTCCGGTTGTTGATCCTTACACGGGACCCGCTATTTTGTCCGGTCCGGCTAGTGGGGTGTTCTTCCACGAGATTTTCGGTCATCGTATTGAAGGTCACCGTTTGAAAGGTGGTGGTGAAACTTTTAAGAAGAAAGTAGGAGAGTTGGTTTTGCCTGCAGACTTCCAAGTATATTGCGATCCGACTTTACGTAGTTACGCTGGGGAAGAGTTGAATGGTTTTTATTTGTATGATGATCAGGGAGTGAAAGCTCGCCGGGTTGATGTCGTGAAAGACGGTATTTTGAGAGAGTTCTTGATGAGCCGTGTGCCGCTGGATGGATTCCCGCATAGTAATGGGCATGGACGTACTGCCGGAGGTGGTGATCCTGTATCCCGTCAATCTAATTTGGTGGTGGAGACAACAGCACCTCACACGGAGGCTGAATTGCGTTCCATGTTGATTGAAGAGGCTAAAAAACAAGGAAAAGAATACGGGTACTATTTTAAAGAAGTAACCAGTGGTTTCACGTTGACCGGGGAAGGTGGTAGTTTGAATTCATTTAACGTGACTCCCTTGGAAGTGTATCGAATCTATGTAGACGGACGTCCGGACGAGTTGGTTCGCGGGGTGGATTTGATTGGAACCCCGTTATCCATGTTCTCTAATATTGTATGTGGAGGTGATGCTCCCAGCGTGTTCACGGGAGAGTGTGGTGCGGAATCCGGTTGGGTGCCTGTAACGGCTAGTTCCCCAATGATTCTGGTAAATAAGATCGAGACTCAACGTAGACAGAAGTCAAGAGATTTACCTCCGATCTTACCGGCTCCGCAAAACAATTGA
- a CDS encoding RNA polymerase sigma factor, whose protein sequence is MDIKDRFEQIYKAYSKPMFLYALSFLISEEEAEDVIQEVFVNFWKDNTYQKIKNEVTKTYLFRSVKNNCLNRLKKKDVLRDRLDLLREDIVEEEMMNWNDELIQEVENEIANMPEQTREIIQAVFFRDLKYQEVADQLGVSINTVKTLLKHGMKYLRERFSGRGDLFLLMVLVK, encoded by the coding sequence ATGGATATAAAAGATAGGTTTGAGCAGATTTATAAAGCATACTCAAAGCCTATGTTTTTGTATGCCCTTAGTTTTTTGATTTCAGAGGAAGAAGCGGAAGATGTGATTCAAGAAGTGTTCGTAAACTTTTGGAAAGATAATACCTATCAGAAAATAAAGAATGAGGTTACTAAGACTTATTTATTCCGTTCTGTAAAAAATAATTGCTTGAACCGTTTGAAGAAAAAAGATGTATTAAGGGATCGTTTGGACTTGTTGCGAGAGGATATTGTCGAGGAAGAGATGATGAATTGGAATGATGAATTAATACAAGAAGTAGAAAACGAAATAGCGAATATGCCGGAACAAACACGGGAAATTATTCAAGCTGTTTTTTTTCGGGATTTGAAATATCAAGAAGTTGCGGATCAGTTGGGGGTATCTATAAATACAGTAAAGACATTGTTGAAACATGGAATGAAATATTTGCGGGAACGATTCTCCGGCCGAGGTGATTTATTTCTTCTTATGGTCTTGGTTAAATAG
- a CDS encoding Gldg family protein, producing MRLNKNIRQTLRIAKIELSSMFYSPVAWLILVIFALLIGYDYANVFDGQLHSQSLGNNLWNVSSAIYNSWMTGILKPILRNLYLYIPLITMGLMSREYQSGSVKLLYSSPIKNSSIILGKYLAMMCYGAALMSIIGLNVLFSWLTVENFQISMLLVAMLGIYLLILAYSAIGLFMSTLTAYQVVAAIGTLAVLAVLNFIGDVGQGIDFVRDITFWLSIYGRSTSFIDGLLPSADVMYFLIVIGLFLALSIFKLNTEKKIMSMRTKVLKYSMIVVSALLLGYLTSLPQMKLYYDGTYTKTNTLAPESQKVIQNLKGPLTITTYVNILAPDYFSGLPFNRNYDLARFERYMRFKPEIKMKYVYYYHNANNAELDARYPDLNDEERARALCDISHLNFKMFKSPEEIDKMIDLSGEGYQFVRIVEQENGRKEVLRLFNDNERHPREGEITATLKRFVAKAPMVAFSTGYGSRSINNYGGRGYYLFARDLWFRHSLLNQGFDTREINLDEEKLTDDISVLVISDLKEALSEKALANVKDFVDHGGNMVILGEYERSENMNSLGALFGVHFSDGVLAHPNKLGSPVVLCASYTDEAVEKHSAFNRMQAWGYGVSVPTAVALDYSQVKDFEVYPVLVTGDSAWIEHETKDMVDGEFVCNPAAGEEEGNYAVLINLSRKIGDKEQRIIISGDSDFITNEEFGLTRPGMEVNNFEVITGSFRWLSYDAYPIYTDRIGAIDNGINLSGDWRVWIKLFFMILFPAFLVGTGVMIIYRRQRK from the coding sequence ATGAGACTAAATAAGAATATAAGACAAACATTGAGAATAGCTAAAATAGAACTTAGTTCTATGTTTTATTCTCCGGTAGCATGGTTAATTTTGGTTATTTTTGCCTTGTTGATCGGATATGATTATGCAAATGTTTTTGATGGTCAACTACATTCGCAGTCTTTAGGTAATAATTTGTGGAATGTGTCGTCGGCGATTTATAATAGTTGGATGACGGGAATTTTGAAACCGATATTGAGGAATCTTTACTTGTACATTCCTTTGATCACGATGGGACTGATGAGTCGGGAATATCAATCGGGATCTGTAAAGTTGTTGTATTCTTCGCCGATCAAGAATTCTTCGATTATACTCGGCAAGTATCTCGCCATGATGTGTTATGGTGCTGCATTGATGTCTATTATCGGGTTGAATGTGCTTTTTTCTTGGTTGACTGTGGAAAACTTTCAAATATCTATGCTCTTAGTAGCTATGTTGGGTATTTATCTGCTGATATTGGCTTATTCTGCGATAGGTTTATTCATGTCAACGCTTACAGCTTATCAAGTCGTTGCTGCCATTGGAACGCTGGCCGTTTTGGCGGTATTGAATTTTATTGGGGATGTCGGTCAGGGGATTGACTTTGTACGGGATATTACTTTCTGGTTATCTATTTACGGACGTTCGACTTCTTTTATTGATGGGTTATTGCCTAGCGCAGATGTCATGTATTTCTTGATTGTCATTGGTTTGTTCCTAGCTCTTTCAATTTTTAAGTTAAACACGGAGAAGAAAATCATGTCTATGCGGACGAAGGTGTTGAAATATAGCATGATTGTTGTGTCTGCTTTATTATTGGGGTATTTGACCTCTCTTCCACAGATGAAGTTGTATTATGACGGAACTTACACGAAGACGAATACTTTAGCTCCGGAGAGTCAGAAGGTGATTCAGAATTTGAAGGGACCGCTCACGATAACGACGTATGTGAATATTTTGGCCCCGGATTATTTTTCTGGCCTGCCTTTTAACCGGAATTATGATCTGGCACGTTTCGAACGTTATATGCGTTTCAAGCCGGAGATTAAGATGAAATACGTGTATTACTATCATAATGCGAATAATGCGGAACTGGATGCTCGTTATCCGGATTTGAATGACGAGGAGAGAGCTAGAGCTCTTTGTGATATTAGTCACTTAAATTTTAAGATGTTTAAATCTCCGGAAGAGATTGATAAGATGATTGATCTGAGCGGAGAAGGGTATCAATTTGTCCGGATTGTAGAGCAAGAAAATGGGCGTAAGGAGGTTTTACGATTGTTTAATGACAATGAACGTCACCCAAGAGAGGGCGAGATTACGGCGACATTGAAACGTTTTGTTGCGAAGGCTCCCATGGTCGCATTTTCTACGGGATATGGATCACGTAGTATTAATAATTACGGAGGACGGGGTTATTATTTGTTTGCCCGAGATTTGTGGTTCCGACATTCGTTGTTGAATCAAGGGTTCGATACACGAGAAATTAATTTGGACGAGGAGAAACTGACGGATGATATTTCCGTGCTTGTGATTTCAGATTTGAAGGAGGCTCTTTCGGAGAAGGCCTTGGCGAATGTGAAAGATTTTGTGGATCACGGTGGTAATATGGTTATTTTAGGAGAGTATGAGAGAAGTGAGAATATGAATTCTTTGGGTGCTTTGTTCGGTGTTCATTTCTCAGATGGGGTTTTGGCTCATCCGAATAAGTTGGGATCTCCCGTGGTCCTGTGTGCCTCGTACACGGATGAGGCTGTCGAAAAACATTCGGCTTTTAATCGTATGCAAGCTTGGGGATACGGTGTGTCTGTACCTACTGCTGTTGCGTTGGACTATTCGCAGGTAAAGGATTTTGAGGTGTATCCTGTATTGGTGACCGGTGATAGTGCCTGGATCGAGCATGAAACGAAAGATATGGTTGACGGAGAGTTTGTTTGTAATCCTGCTGCGGGAGAGGAAGAAGGAAACTATGCAGTCTTGATTAATTTAAGTCGTAAGATTGGTGATAAAGAGCAGCGAATTATTATTTCCGGTGATAGTGATTTTATCACGAATGAAGAGTTTGGACTTACACGTCCGGGAATGGAAGTGAATAATTTTGAAGTTATTACGGGTTCATTCCGTTGGCTCTCGTATGATGCTTATCCTATTTATACTGATCGGATCGGGGCCATAGATAACGGGATCAATTTGTCCGGAGATTGGCGAGTTTGGATCAAGTTGTTCTTTATGATTCTTTTCCCGGCATTTCTTGTAGGGACGGGAGTCATGATTATATATCGCAGACAACGTAAATAG